One part of the Polycyclovorans algicola TG408 genome encodes these proteins:
- a CDS encoding methyltransferase domain-containing protein, with the protein MTGNPDTLDAVRRYYGETLKSSADLQTSACCLSEAMPPHLIALLKDIHPEIKDRFYGCGSPIPAGIDGATVLDLGCGTGRDVYMLSKLVGASGRVIGVDMTEAQLDVARRHQGWHAERFGFANVDFRQGYIEDLTTAGIADASVDVVISNCVLNLSPDKPALFRELMRVLKPGGELYFSDVFADRRIPETLGNDPLLRGECLSGALYTEDFRRLMAEVGCRDSRMVSSSPLAIHNPEIERRIGFVNFTSATVRAFKLDLEDRCEDYGQVATYLGTLAEAPHAFVLDDHHRLEAGRPMRVCGNTADMLAATRYAPHFRVDGEKGTHFGLFDCAVSGPSAAAAAGPACC; encoded by the coding sequence ATGACCGGCAACCCAGACACCCTCGACGCCGTGCGCCGCTACTACGGCGAAACCCTGAAATCCTCCGCCGACCTGCAGACCTCGGCCTGCTGCCTGAGCGAGGCCATGCCGCCGCACCTCATCGCGCTGCTGAAAGACATTCACCCCGAGATCAAGGACCGCTTCTACGGCTGCGGCTCGCCGATTCCAGCGGGGATTGACGGTGCCACGGTGCTCGATCTGGGCTGCGGCACCGGCCGCGACGTGTACATGCTGTCGAAACTGGTCGGCGCCAGCGGCCGGGTGATTGGTGTCGACATGACCGAGGCACAACTCGACGTGGCGCGCCGTCATCAGGGCTGGCACGCCGAGCGCTTCGGATTCGCCAACGTTGATTTTCGTCAGGGCTATATCGAGGACCTGACCACGGCCGGGATTGCCGATGCCTCGGTCGACGTGGTGATTTCCAACTGCGTGCTCAACCTGTCACCCGACAAACCGGCGCTGTTCCGCGAATTGATGCGCGTGCTCAAGCCCGGCGGCGAGCTGTATTTTTCTGACGTGTTCGCCGACCGGCGCATCCCCGAGACTCTGGGCAACGACCCCCTGCTGCGCGGCGAATGTCTGAGCGGCGCGCTCTACACCGAAGACTTCCGCCGACTGATGGCCGAGGTCGGCTGCCGCGACAGCCGCATGGTCAGCAGCAGCCCGCTGGCGATCCATAACCCCGAAATCGAACGCCGCATCGGCTTCGTCAACTTCACCTCGGCCACGGTGCGTGCCTTCAAACTCGACCTTGAAGACCGCTGCGAAGACTACGGCCAGGTGGCGACCTACCTCGGCACCCTGGCCGAGGCACCGCACGCCTTCGTGCTCGACGATCACCACCGGCTGGAAGCCGGACGGCCGATGCGCGTCTGCGGCAACACCGCCGACATGCTGGCGGCCACCCGCTACGCCCCGCATTTTCGGGTTGACGGTGAAAAAGGCACCCACTTCGGCCTGTTCGACTGCGCGGTGTCGGGCCCGAGCGCTGCGGCCGCCGCCGGTCCTGCCTGCTGCTGA